The stretch of DNA GCTGATTCTTTTGATTTGTGCTGGCGTGGGAGCGCTCCCGGCACAGATGCAACAACTCAGCGAGCCCGTGCCGACTGAATACGGGCCGGTGCGCGGCGAGGTGTTGAGTCAGTCCATTCGGTTTCGTGGCATCCCTTACGCGGCACCTCCGATCGGCCCGTTGCGTTGGCGTGCGCCACAGCCGCCGCAGCCGTGGACTGAACTGAGAGCCAGCGCCTACGGTTCACCGTGTCCACAGTTTGCCGCTGATGGCAGCTTCGTGGGCAATGAAGATTGTTTAACGCTGAATATCTGGACGCCCAGGAACAGAGGCTCATCGCTGCGCCCTGTGATGGTGTTCATTCACGGTGGCGCCAACACGTTCGGCGCATCATCATTGCCGACCTACGATGGTCAAGCCTTTGCTGAAAAGGGTGGCGTGGTGCTGGTGACGATCAATTACCGACTCGGTCCATTCGGTTACTTGGCGCATCCGCTGCTGAGCGCTGAAGACGCCGAGCATCGCAGTTCGGGCAACTACGGTCTGCTTGATCAAATCTTCGCGCTCCGGTGGGTGCAACGCAACATCGCCAACTTCGGCGGTGATCCCAACAACGTGACCATTTTCGGCGAATCAGCCGGCGGGCTTAACGTCGCCTGCTTGCTGGCCTCGCCGGCGGCCACTGGTCTATTTCATCGCGCGATCATTCAAAGCGGTGGATTCTTCGTCAGCAAACCATTGCGCGACGAGGATCCACGGACAGAGAGCGCCGAAGAATTTGGTCAACGGTTCGAGCAGGAGATCAACTGTGCATCGGCGAACGACCCGTTGGCGTGCATGCGCCGAAAAACGACCCGTGAGGTGATGGATACACTGCGTCCGCCGCCGCCCGTGATCGGGGCTTGCCGGAATCCACCGTGTCCCGAATACGGCCCCAATCTGGACGGCTATGTGTTGACCGGCAGTCCGGTGGAAGTGATACGACAAGGACAATACAATAACGTGCCCGCCATCGTGGGTACCAACAAGAATGAAGCTTCGATCTTCATCACGCTCGTGTTTCCGCTTGTGACCGAGGCGCAATATCAAGCTGCCGTGCGACGCTTCCTGCCCAACATTGCTGATCAAGTGTTGGCGCGTTATCCGCTCTCTGATTACCCGAGTGCGCGGGATGCGCTCGACGCTGTGTTCACTGATCTGCTATTCATCTGTCCAGCGCGATTGGGCACGCGCGCCATGAGCTTGCATCAATCGAATCTCTATGTCTATCACTTCACGCATGAGCTGGACTCACGTCTATACAACTATCTTGGCGCGTTTCATGCGCTAGAGCTCTATTTCGTGTTTAACAATTTCGTATTACCGGCGCACACGCCGACCAATCGGGAACTGGACTTAGCCAACAGCATGCTTCGATACTGGACGAACTTCGCCAGGACCGGCGACCCCAATGGTCAAGGCCTGCCGCGCTGGCCGGTGTACACGTTGGATGGCGACCGGCACATCATATTGGACGAACGCATCAGCACGGGCACGCACCTGCGTAAGGAATACTGCGAGTTTTGGTGTGAAGTGCTCGGGCTGAGCTGCTTTTGAGCTGCACATAAGTCAGTGTTGATGAAGTGTCGTCCGAGTGAGCACGGCGCTCAGGTGGTGCCCGGCGACGGTGAAAAGGGCCAAGGTCTTGGCTTGTTCTCGGCTCTTTTTAAGGGCTTGCCCGTATGAGGCCACTCGCCACGAACGATGAAAATGAAGTCACCGAGGTCACAGAGACCACTGGGAGGTTTCTTCTCCGTTCTCTGCAAATGCGCGCTTATTCTTAGAGCGTTCTACATGCTGTGTAGACGACGCTCTGAAACGATGAAAAACGCCACAGGCAGGAATGCCTGTGCCACTTTTTCTGAGGAGTTCTACATGTCGTCTGGACGACGCTCTGAAACGATGAAAAACGCCACAGGCGTGGATGCCTGTGTCACTTTTCTGAGGAGATGATGACGATGCTTAAACAAGCCAGAAGATTCGTTGCATTTCTTATCCCGCTCATCATGTGTGTTACGCCGATGCTGTTTGCCCTTGCGCAGACGCCCGCGCCGCCACCGACGCGCAGAGATAACGTCACAGAAGTCATTCACGGCGTCACCATCACAGATCCCTATCGGTGGCTGGAAGATCAAGACAGCCCGGAAACACGCGCCTGGATTGATGAGCAGAACAAATACACGCAGTCGTGGCTCGGCGCGCAGCCCGGACGCGAGCCGCTCAGGCAACGACTGACCCAACTCATCAAGATTGACTCGATCAGCCTGCCCACAGTGCGTAACGGTCGCTACTTCTTTGCGAAACGTCGCGCTGATCAGGAACTCTTCGTGATCTACATGAGACAGGGAGCCCGTGGCAAAGATGAGGTGTTGGTTGATCCTCACCCATTGAGCGCTGATCGGCGAACGAGCGTCAATTTAATGGACGTGTCTGACGACGGTACGCTGATTGCCTACGCGATCCGGCAGGGCGGCGAAGACGAAGTGGAAATCCGCTTGATGAATGTCAACACGCGGCAACATCTGCCCGATCGCTTGCCCAAAGCTCGCTATTTCGGCCTGTCGTTGAAGTCGGACAACAGTGGGTTCTACTACTCGCGCTATAGCGCGGAAGGCTCGCGTGTCTATTATCATGCGCTGGGAACTGATCCGGCGAATGATCCGAAAATTTTCGGCGACGGTTACGGCCCTGACAAAATCATCGGCGCGGGGTTGTCGGAAAATGGCCGCTATCTCACCATCACTGTGTCACACGGTGCAGCAGGTGATAAAACCGAAGTGTATGTTCAGAACATTGCCAAGCAAACTCCTATTGTGCCAATCGTCAACGACCTGAATGCTCGATTCACCGGACGAGTGGCCGGCGACACGCTCTTTCTGCAAACCAACTGGCAAGCACCCAACGGACGACTGTTCGCCGTTGATCTGCAGAATCCAACGCGCGACCGCTGGCGTGAAATTGTCCCGACGAGCGATGCCGTGATGCAAGGCTTCACGCTGGCCGGCGGCAAGTTGTGCGTGAACTACTTGCAGAACGTCGTCTCGCGGGTGAAGGTCTTTGATCCCAACGGGCGGCATCAGCGCGACATCATACCGCCCGCGCTTGGTTCGATCAGCGGTGTGTTCGGTCGCTGGAGCAGCAATGAGGCGTTCTTCAGCTTCAATTCGTTTCACATTCCGACGACGATCTACCGATATGATATAGCTCGAGGCCAGCAATCTGTATGGGCGCGGCTTGACGTCCCGATCAAGAGCGAGCAGTTCGAGATTAAACAAGTCTGGTACGAATCAAAAGACAAAACGAAGGTGCCGATGTTCCTCGTGCATGCCAAAGGCCTCAAACGCGATGGATCGAATCCGACGTTGCTATACGCTTACGGCGGTTTCAATGTGAGTCTCACGCCGAGCTTTTCACCGCGCGCTGCTCTGTGGGTCGAGCGCGGTGGCGTCTATGCTGTCGCCAATTTGCGCGGCGGGGGCGAATTCGGCGAACAATGGCACCGGGCTGGCATGCGAGAGAAAAAGCAAAATGTCTTTGATGATTTCATCGCAGCAGCCGAGTGGCTCATCCAGAACGGGTATACCACGCCGGCCAAGCTGGCCATCTCCGGCGGAAGCAATGGTGGATTGTTGGTCGGCGCGGCGCTCACGCAACGGCCCGATCTGTTTCAAGCTGTCGTCTGTTCGGTGCCGCTGCTGGATATGATTCGCTACCATAAGTTTTTGGTCGCGCGCTTCTGGGTGTCAGAGTATGGCTCGTCGGAAAATCCTGATGAGTTCAAATACCTCTATGCTTACTCGCCCTATCATCAGGTCAAGCCCGGCACCAAGTATCCGGCTGTGTTGTTTATCACAGGCGATGCCGATACGCGCGTGGCGCCATTGCACGCACGCAAGATGACAGCGTTGCTTCAGTGGGCGACCGCTTCGGATAGACCCATCCTGCTTCACTATGACACGAAAGCCGGTCATGCCGGCGGCGTGCCGACCAGCAAGCAGATTGAGGACCTGACCGATGAATTAACGTTTTTATTCTGGCAACTGGGCGTGAATGCAACGCCATAAGAATCGAGGAGCACAACCATGAACAACGCTTTCCATCAGCGCTTGATCTATTGTTGTTGCTTGTTAGTTGTTGTCTGCCTCAGCGGATTGGATTTCACCATCTTGTCGGCAGAGCAGTCGAAGCTGCGCTCTGGGCCGATGGTCGGCTACGGCGAGATGACGGAAGTCATGCTCTGGGTGCAAACGACGCAGCCGGCAACAGTGCGATTCCGCTATTGGGATACGCAATCTC from Blastocatellia bacterium encodes:
- a CDS encoding carboxylesterase family protein; translated protein: MQKTAWMSLLILLICAGVGALPAQMQQLSEPVPTEYGPVRGEVLSQSIRFRGIPYAAPPIGPLRWRAPQPPQPWTELRASAYGSPCPQFAADGSFVGNEDCLTLNIWTPRNRGSSLRPVMVFIHGGANTFGASSLPTYDGQAFAEKGGVVLVTINYRLGPFGYLAHPLLSAEDAEHRSSGNYGLLDQIFALRWVQRNIANFGGDPNNVTIFGESAGGLNVACLLASPAATGLFHRAIIQSGGFFVSKPLRDEDPRTESAEEFGQRFEQEINCASANDPLACMRRKTTREVMDTLRPPPPVIGACRNPPCPEYGPNLDGYVLTGSPVEVIRQGQYNNVPAIVGTNKNEASIFITLVFPLVTEAQYQAAVRRFLPNIADQVLARYPLSDYPSARDALDAVFTDLLFICPARLGTRAMSLHQSNLYVYHFTHELDSRLYNYLGAFHALELYFVFNNFVLPAHTPTNRELDLANSMLRYWTNFARTGDPNGQGLPRWPVYTLDGDRHIILDERISTGTHLRKEYCEFWCEVLGLSCF
- a CDS encoding prolyl oligopeptidase family serine peptidase — protein: MLKQARRFVAFLIPLIMCVTPMLFALAQTPAPPPTRRDNVTEVIHGVTITDPYRWLEDQDSPETRAWIDEQNKYTQSWLGAQPGREPLRQRLTQLIKIDSISLPTVRNGRYFFAKRRADQELFVIYMRQGARGKDEVLVDPHPLSADRRTSVNLMDVSDDGTLIAYAIRQGGEDEVEIRLMNVNTRQHLPDRLPKARYFGLSLKSDNSGFYYSRYSAEGSRVYYHALGTDPANDPKIFGDGYGPDKIIGAGLSENGRYLTITVSHGAAGDKTEVYVQNIAKQTPIVPIVNDLNARFTGRVAGDTLFLQTNWQAPNGRLFAVDLQNPTRDRWREIVPTSDAVMQGFTLAGGKLCVNYLQNVVSRVKVFDPNGRHQRDIIPPALGSISGVFGRWSSNEAFFSFNSFHIPTTIYRYDIARGQQSVWARLDVPIKSEQFEIKQVWYESKDKTKVPMFLVHAKGLKRDGSNPTLLYAYGGFNVSLTPSFSPRAALWVERGGVYAVANLRGGGEFGEQWHRAGMREKKQNVFDDFIAAAEWLIQNGYTTPAKLAISGGSNGGLLVGAALTQRPDLFQAVVCSVPLLDMIRYHKFLVARFWVSEYGSSENPDEFKYLYAYSPYHQVKPGTKYPAVLFITGDADTRVAPLHARKMTALLQWATASDRPILLHYDTKAGHAGGVPTSKQIEDLTDELTFLFWQLGVNATP